One genomic region from Curtobacterium sp. 9128 encodes:
- a CDS encoding SDR family NAD(P)-dependent oxidoreductase, with protein MSTIAIIGAGKGLGMAVARRFGREGFSVALIARNQQRVDALVEILGDEGITAAGYTADVRDQDALRTALVRASEDLGLIEVLQYSPLPAKEFMRPVLETVADDLVGPVEFSIYGPVTAAHQVIPGMRALGRGTMLFVNGGSAVRPGARVTGTSVAFAGESAYAQLLHDALADEGIHVGQVIIPFGIDDGDPSHSGESVAERLWSMHVERGDFRVYAEAMPD; from the coding sequence ATGAGCACCATCGCCATCATCGGAGCAGGAAAGGGCCTCGGCATGGCCGTCGCCCGGCGATTCGGACGCGAGGGCTTCTCCGTCGCGCTGATCGCCCGCAACCAGCAGCGCGTCGACGCCCTCGTCGAGATCCTCGGCGACGAGGGGATCACCGCAGCCGGCTACACGGCGGACGTCCGCGACCAGGACGCCCTCCGCACCGCGCTCGTCCGTGCGAGCGAGGACCTCGGCCTGATCGAGGTCCTGCAGTACAGCCCGCTGCCGGCGAAGGAGTTCATGCGCCCGGTCCTCGAGACCGTCGCCGACGACCTGGTCGGCCCGGTGGAGTTCTCGATCTACGGCCCCGTCACCGCGGCCCACCAGGTCATCCCCGGGATGCGGGCGCTCGGCCGCGGCACGATGCTGTTCGTCAACGGCGGGAGCGCGGTCCGCCCCGGTGCCCGGGTGACCGGGACGTCCGTGGCGTTCGCGGGGGAGAGCGCCTACGCGCAACTCCTGCACGACGCCCTCGCCGACGAGGGCATCCACGTCGGCCAGGTGATCATCCCGTTCGGGATCGACGACGGGGATCCGTCGCACTCGGGGGAGTCCGTCGCCGAGCGCCTCTGGTCGATGCACGTCGAGCGCGGCGACTTCCGCGTCTACGCGGAGGCCATGCCCGACTGA
- a CDS encoding helix-turn-helix domain-containing protein: protein MSNKDDVKEFLTSRRARVTPEQVELPGGPGRRVPGLRRTEVAMLAGMSVEYYARLERGDLSGVSDVVLASLADALLLDDAEREHLFDLARAANASPVRRRRRQPAQSVRTSMQWALDGFTAGPAFVRNGRMDVIAENQLFRGLYWDMYAQPERPVNLARFTFLHRDLAERFYPSWTTAADINVGILRTEAGRNPDDCALQDLIGELSTRSVEFRTRWGAHDVRHHANGSKHFHHPVVGDLDLVYEAMEPMGDPGLNFLVYSAEPGSPTEDSLRLLASWVATQEDEARQKERHADRTQAAHDQEPA from the coding sequence ATGTCGAACAAGGACGACGTCAAGGAGTTCCTGACCTCCCGTCGTGCACGGGTGACCCCCGAGCAGGTCGAGCTCCCCGGCGGTCCCGGCCGTCGGGTGCCCGGTCTCCGGCGGACCGAGGTCGCGATGCTCGCGGGCATGAGCGTCGAGTACTACGCGCGTCTCGAGCGCGGCGACCTCTCCGGGGTGTCCGACGTCGTGCTCGCGTCCCTCGCCGACGCGCTGCTGCTCGACGACGCGGAGCGTGAGCACCTCTTCGACCTCGCACGAGCGGCCAACGCGTCCCCGGTGCGGCGCCGTCGACGCCAGCCTGCGCAGTCGGTGCGCACGAGCATGCAGTGGGCGCTCGACGGCTTCACCGCCGGTCCCGCGTTCGTCCGGAACGGTCGGATGGACGTCATCGCGGAGAACCAGCTGTTCCGCGGCCTGTACTGGGACATGTACGCGCAGCCCGAGCGTCCGGTGAACCTCGCCCGGTTCACGTTCCTGCACCGCGACCTCGCCGAGCGGTTCTACCCGAGCTGGACGACGGCCGCGGACATCAACGTCGGGATCCTCCGCACCGAGGCCGGCCGGAACCCCGATGACTGCGCACTGCAGGACCTCATCGGCGAGCTGTCAACGCGGAGCGTCGAGTTCCGGACCCGCTGGGGTGCCCACGACGTCCGGCACCACGCGAACGGCAGCAAGCACTTCCACCATCCGGTCGTCGGCGATCTCGACCTCGTCTACGAGGCCATGGAGCCGATGGGCGACCCCGGACTGAACTTCCTCGTGTACTCGGCCGAGCCCGGCTCGCCGACCGAGGACTCCCTCCGGTTGCTCGCGAGCTGGGTGGCGACGCAGGAAGACGAAGCACGACAGAAGGAGCGCCATGCAGATCGAACCCAAGCAGCCCACGACCAAGAACCCGCCTGA
- a CDS encoding cupin domain-containing protein: protein MQIEPKQPTTKNPPEQFVGDVYLDPIAGPKESGQTMTVAKVRFMPGAHTAWHSHAKGQTLHVTEGVALMGTRDGGVIEVLPGQTVYTPAGEEHWHGATPDDSMEHLAMLDLADDPATTTTWLEHVSDEEYHRP from the coding sequence ATGCAGATCGAACCCAAGCAGCCCACGACCAAGAACCCGCCTGAGCAGTTCGTCGGCGACGTCTACCTCGACCCGATCGCCGGGCCGAAGGAGTCGGGTCAGACGATGACCGTCGCCAAGGTCCGCTTCATGCCGGGTGCCCACACCGCGTGGCACTCGCACGCCAAGGGGCAGACGCTCCACGTCACCGAGGGTGTCGCCCTGATGGGCACGCGTGACGGCGGCGTCATCGAGGTCCTCCCCGGGCAGACGGTGTACACGCCCGCCGGCGAGGAACACTGGCACGGCGCGACGCCGGACGACTCCATGGAGCACCTCGCGATGCTCGACCTCGCGGACGACCCCGCGACCACCACGACCTGGCTCGAGCACGTCAGCGACGAGGAGTACCACCGCCCATGA
- a CDS encoding alpha/beta hydrolase, translating into MELLFVHGALVRDGAWWWQPTADLLSERTGIRSRAVELPSCGETTSGRPAGGLVADAAALRAALDEVDEAIVVGHSYGGTVIAEAGSHPAVRQLLYVSSYLPDVGQAQGAIMADEPDPVSIGDAGDGTLAVAGYDAASFGARFLQDADESVQRAAWERVTTQTAAAFVTPTSAAGWQGVDSTYLVCTDDRSTTVALQRSHAARATRAVDVPTGHHPFITRPDIVADVVESVLS; encoded by the coding sequence ATGGAACTCCTCTTCGTACACGGCGCCCTGGTCCGAGACGGTGCCTGGTGGTGGCAGCCGACCGCCGACCTGCTGTCCGAACGGACCGGGATCCGCAGTCGGGCCGTCGAACTCCCGTCATGCGGTGAGACCACGTCCGGCCGCCCCGCCGGTGGCCTCGTCGCCGATGCCGCCGCACTCCGCGCAGCACTCGACGAGGTGGACGAGGCGATCGTCGTCGGGCACTCCTACGGCGGCACCGTCATCGCGGAGGCCGGATCGCACCCGGCCGTCCGGCAGCTGCTGTACGTGTCGTCGTACCTGCCCGACGTCGGGCAGGCGCAGGGCGCGATCATGGCCGACGAACCGGACCCCGTGTCGATCGGCGACGCCGGGGACGGCACCCTCGCTGTCGCGGGCTACGACGCTGCCTCGTTCGGCGCGCGGTTCCTGCAGGACGCCGACGAGTCCGTGCAACGCGCCGCCTGGGAGCGCGTGACCACCCAGACCGCTGCCGCGTTCGTCACCCCGACGAGCGCTGCTGGCTGGCAGGGCGTCGATTCCACGTACCTGGTGTGCACCGACGACCGCAGCACCACCGTCGCGCTCCAGCGCTCGCACGCGGCACGCGCGACACGCGCCGTCGACGTCCCGACCGGGCACCACCCGTTCATCACCCGACCCGACATCGTCGCCGACGTGGTGGAGTCGGTGCTGTCCTGA
- a CDS encoding FAD-dependent monooxygenase, producing the protein MTRRRVLISGASIAGPALAYWLHRYGYETTVVERAPALRTGGQNVDVRGAGREVTRRMGIEDDIRRATTGEVGTRFIGPSGRVIAEFPAGTTDSGGATAELEVLRGDLAALLVAQTTADTEYRYGDRITAIHDDEGADAVRVEFEHAPSEHFDLVVAADGIGSSTRRLVFGTEPTIRSLGLETTYATIPRTAADDDWWRWYSAPGGRSVTLRPDAHGTIRAAMSFLTDRTREQAGAELRDVDAQRARLRERFADAGWEAQRVLDGFDVADDLYSESIGQVRAPRWTSGRVALVGDAAYCASPISGMGTSLAITGAYVLAGELAAHVDHRDAFRGYERIMRPYVDQAQQLPPGAPRVANPKSRAGVALFGLAVRAGSSPLVGKVAGRLFTPPADRIDLPDYAHLER; encoded by the coding sequence ATGACCCGCAGACGCGTCCTCATCTCCGGCGCGAGCATCGCCGGTCCCGCCCTGGCGTACTGGCTGCACCGGTACGGGTACGAGACGACCGTCGTCGAGCGCGCGCCAGCGCTCCGCACCGGCGGGCAGAACGTCGACGTGCGGGGTGCCGGCCGCGAGGTCACGCGCCGGATGGGCATCGAGGACGACATCCGTCGCGCAACGACCGGCGAGGTCGGCACCCGCTTCATCGGACCGAGCGGCCGCGTCATCGCAGAGTTCCCCGCCGGCACGACGGACTCCGGCGGCGCGACCGCCGAACTCGAGGTCCTGCGCGGCGACCTCGCCGCGCTCCTCGTCGCGCAGACCACCGCCGACACCGAGTACCGCTACGGCGACCGCATCACCGCGATCCACGACGACGAGGGCGCCGACGCCGTCCGCGTGGAGTTCGAGCACGCACCGTCCGAGCACTTCGACCTGGTGGTGGCGGCCGACGGGATCGGGTCGTCCACGCGGCGACTCGTCTTCGGCACGGAGCCGACGATCCGGTCCCTCGGCCTCGAGACCACGTACGCGACGATCCCCCGCACGGCCGCCGACGACGACTGGTGGCGGTGGTACAGCGCTCCGGGCGGACGGTCCGTCACCCTGCGCCCCGACGCGCACGGCACGATCCGTGCGGCGATGTCGTTCCTCACCGACCGCACGCGCGAGCAGGCCGGTGCCGAGCTCCGAGACGTCGACGCCCAGCGCGCCCGCCTCCGCGAGCGCTTCGCCGACGCCGGGTGGGAGGCACAGCGGGTCCTCGACGGGTTCGACGTCGCCGACGACCTGTACTCCGAGTCGATCGGCCAGGTCCGGGCACCCCGGTGGACGTCCGGCCGCGTCGCACTCGTGGGCGACGCCGCGTACTGCGCCTCGCCGATCAGCGGCATGGGCACGAGTCTCGCCATCACCGGGGCGTACGTCCTCGCCGGGGAGCTCGCCGCGCACGTCGACCACCGGGACGCCTTCCGCGGGTACGAGCGGATCATGCGGCCGTACGTCGACCAGGCGCAGCAGCTCCCGCCGGGCGCACCACGCGTCGCCAACCCGAAGTCGCGGGCCGGCGTCGCGCTGTTCGGGCTCGCCGTCCGCGCGGGGTCGAGCCCCCTCGTCGGCAAGGTCGCCGGGCGACTGTTCACCCCGCCTGCCGACCGCATCGACCTGCCCGACTACGCCCACCTGGAGCGCTGA